Proteins from a single region of Sphaerochaeta globosa str. Buddy:
- a CDS encoding ATP-binding protein — MEMLIKKRDLYLHQLIAYRDTPLIKVITGIRRCGKSMLLELWKQELLSSGVPAKNIIHINFESMQFDNIRDYRALYFLVEKQLQSTRNYLMLDEIQQVIDWQKAVNALMVDKDIDIYITGSNDNLLSSELSTLITGRYVEIKMFPLSFKEFLDFKELEKGLSQQENFDSYIKYGSMPAVSSLPLDGQVIANFLQGIYNTVILKDVIQRNVVKDTMLLESVLHYLMQNIGSLFSSKKVSEACSIGSRKTNLEAVEEYLYMFEQAFVIYKAEQFDIKKNLINPNLAKYYIVDTGIWHAILGYHALTTSVLIENIVYLELLRRNFEVFVGKLDSKEITFIANRHDLQMYVQVMATCSDETLLTEKLASLKEVNGTSKKLILTLDCDTLPTIEGVVVKNVLDFLLE, encoded by the coding sequence ATGGAAATGCTCATCAAAAAACGTGATCTCTACTTACATCAACTCATTGCTTACCGGGATACCCCTCTTATCAAAGTAATTACAGGCATTCGTAGGTGCGGCAAATCCATGTTGCTTGAACTATGGAAACAGGAACTGCTGTCCAGCGGTGTGCCTGCAAAAAACATCATTCATATTAATTTTGAATCCATGCAGTTCGACAACATCAGGGATTACCGTGCTCTCTACTTCTTGGTGGAAAAGCAATTGCAATCAACTCGCAACTACCTCATGCTGGATGAGATTCAGCAGGTGATCGATTGGCAGAAAGCGGTAAACGCACTCATGGTGGACAAGGATATCGATATCTATATCACCGGTTCGAACGATAATCTGCTTTCTTCTGAACTCTCCACACTCATTACCGGTCGGTATGTGGAGATTAAGATGTTCCCGCTCTCCTTCAAGGAGTTTCTGGATTTCAAGGAACTGGAAAAAGGTCTATCCCAGCAGGAGAATTTCGATTCCTACATTAAGTACGGTTCAATGCCGGCAGTCTCTTCGCTCCCCTTGGATGGCCAGGTGATCGCGAACTTTTTGCAAGGAATCTACAATACTGTAATCCTCAAGGATGTCATCCAGCGCAACGTGGTGAAGGATACCATGCTCCTGGAATCGGTGTTGCACTATCTCATGCAGAATATTGGATCCCTATTTTCCTCCAAGAAGGTCAGCGAAGCCTGCTCCATCGGGAGCCGGAAGACCAATCTTGAAGCGGTGGAAGAGTACTTGTATATGTTCGAACAGGCTTTCGTTATTTATAAAGCAGAGCAGTTCGACATCAAGAAGAATCTGATCAATCCCAATTTGGCAAAGTATTATATTGTTGATACGGGAATTTGGCATGCAATCCTCGGATATCATGCCCTTACCACCAGTGTTTTGATTGAAAATATTGTCTATCTTGAATTGTTGAGAAGGAACTTTGAAGTTTTTGTAGGTAAACTCGATTCCAAGGAGATTACGTTCATCGCCAATCGTCACGACCTGCAGATGTATGTACAGGTTATGGCTACCTGTTCAGACGAGACCCTTCTTACTGAAAAGCTTGCATCCCTGAAGGAAGTCAATGGCACTTCCAAAAAGTTGATTCTCACTCTCGATTGCGACACCCTCCCTACCATTGAGGGAGTAGTAGTGAAAAACGTACTCGATTTTCTTTTGGAATAG
- a CDS encoding Crp/Fnr family transcriptional regulator, whose amino-acid sequence MKAYYLLIIFHYTLYREDCIPDRINPKVNKLLAALPQAEYDRISSRLELVTLTLGSALYESGGQLAYVYFPIDSIVSLLYVMEDGASAEISVVGNEGIVGIALFMGGDSVPNRAVVQSEGIAYRLPSADLQLEFKRSGAFQHLLLRYTMALLTQMAQTAVCNRHHTVDQQLCRWLLLSLDRLPSNTLRMTQELIANMLGVRREGVTEAAGKLQSAGLIQYSRGCITVLDRPGLEARVCECYEVVREEFERLLPQYTAT is encoded by the coding sequence ATCAAAGCCTATTATTTACTTATAATATTTCACTATACATTATACAGGGAGGACTGTATTCCAGATCGAATCAATCCCAAAGTAAACAAACTACTCGCTGCTCTACCCCAAGCGGAATATGACCGCATTTCCAGTCGTCTTGAGCTGGTCACCCTCACTCTCGGCTCTGCACTGTACGAGTCCGGTGGGCAATTGGCATACGTATACTTCCCCATCGACTCAATCGTATCGCTTCTCTATGTAATGGAAGATGGTGCATCGGCAGAAATATCTGTTGTCGGCAATGAAGGTATCGTCGGTATTGCCTTATTCATGGGTGGGGATAGCGTTCCCAACCGAGCAGTTGTGCAAAGCGAGGGAATTGCCTATCGACTCCCGTCGGCAGACTTGCAGCTCGAGTTTAAACGTTCTGGTGCTTTTCAGCATTTGCTTTTGCGCTACACCATGGCTTTGCTGACCCAAATGGCGCAGACTGCTGTCTGCAATCGCCATCATACAGTCGATCAACAGCTCTGTAGGTGGCTGCTTCTCAGCCTGGACAGATTACCGTCAAATACGTTGAGAATGACGCAGGAACTCATCGCCAATATGTTGGGTGTACGACGTGAAGGCGTGACCGAGGCAGCAGGAAAGCTACAAAGTGCTGGGTTAATCCAATATAGTAGAGGTTGTATTACGGTGTTGGATCGTCCTGGGCTTGAGGCCCGGGTGTGTGAGTGCTACGAAGTAGTGAGAGAAGAATTCGAACGACTTCTGCCACAATATACTGCAACATAG
- a CDS encoding ice-binding family protein: MKKVKITQRFLIVLLAILTIATAFVGCKADILTLDAPVVSSTLPDNTSTGAAINGTISAIFNEPVDPATITSGTFLVSDGTTSVAGIVTYDAPNKKAIFAPSANLLNTTAYTATLTTDVKNTEGTGLSESKVWTFTTAAAGSGPAPVNLRTAANYVILAKSAISTVPDSIITGNVGISPAAESYMTGFSQTDATGYATSFQVAGFLYAADMAPPTNTNLTTAVEDMMTAYTDAAGRSTPNFLDHGAGEIGSLSLIPGLYKWTSSVTIGSDVTINGGANDVWIFQVSGDLTISSNFDVILSGGAQAKNIFWQVSGETVMGTGSHFEGIVLCETNITMNTGSSINGKLLAQTNIAIAQSTVTNPTL, translated from the coding sequence ATGAAAAAAGTAAAAATCACGCAACGTTTCCTAATCGTGCTGCTGGCAATACTCACGATTGCAACAGCCTTCGTTGGATGCAAAGCTGACATCCTTACACTGGATGCCCCCGTTGTAAGTTCCACGCTCCCCGACAATACATCGACGGGTGCTGCCATCAACGGGACAATCAGTGCAATCTTCAATGAACCGGTCGATCCCGCCACCATCACCAGCGGGACCTTTCTGGTAAGCGATGGGACAACAAGTGTTGCAGGTATAGTGACCTACGATGCTCCCAACAAAAAAGCGATATTCGCCCCCTCGGCAAACCTTCTCAATACGACAGCCTACACGGCAACGTTGACGACTGACGTAAAGAATACTGAAGGGACCGGCCTTTCGGAGTCGAAAGTCTGGACGTTCACCACGGCAGCCGCTGGTAGTGGTCCCGCACCGGTGAATTTGAGAACTGCTGCAAACTATGTAATTTTGGCAAAATCAGCAATTTCGACCGTTCCCGATTCCATCATCACCGGCAATGTAGGAATAAGTCCTGCAGCAGAATCCTATATGACTGGCTTCTCCCAAACCGATGCCACCGGGTATGCCACTTCCTTCCAAGTAGCTGGTTTCCTCTATGCAGCTGACATGGCACCTCCTACAAACACCAATCTCACTACTGCGGTTGAGGATATGATGACTGCGTATACCGATGCAGCCGGCCGATCAACTCCCAATTTCCTCGACCATGGTGCTGGAGAGATTGGTTCTCTCAGCCTGATCCCAGGCCTTTACAAATGGACTAGTTCAGTCACCATTGGGTCGGATGTTACCATCAACGGTGGAGCAAACGATGTCTGGATTTTCCAGGTATCCGGAGACCTCACCATAAGCAGTAATTTTGATGTCATCCTCAGTGGGGGAGCCCAAGCGAAGAACATCTTCTGGCAGGTTTCAGGAGAGACGGTTATGGGTACCGGTTCTCATTTCGAGGGCATTGTCTTGTGTGAGACAAATATTACGATGAACACAGGCTCGTCGATCAACGGCAAATTACTTGCACAAACCAATATTGCAATTGCCCAATCGACGGTGACTAATCCTACTCTGTAG